In Temnothorax longispinosus isolate EJ_2023e chromosome 10, Tlon_JGU_v1, whole genome shotgun sequence, a single window of DNA contains:
- the LOC139820769 gene encoding uncharacterized protein, producing the protein MLPAKVTLLFGIVALLKLSTVAPDSAGLVEMVNGLAYGGIPYGSVSGMVAKYPRYGSGINAQPQDRQFNILSNTQRPVIITPNFRATRLMGISPRPVQIYNLPGVIAPGIVGTISQIGY; encoded by the exons ATGCTGCCTGCCAAG GTCACTCTGCTATTTGGAATCGTGGcactattaaaattatcgacAGTAGCACCAGACAGCGCAGGGTTAGTGGAAATGGTGAATGGATTGGCGTACG GTGGGATTCCCTATGGAAGCGTAAGCGGCATGGTGGCCAAATATCCGAGATACGGATCCGGGATTAATGCTCAGCCTCAAGACAGACAATTCAACATTTTGAGCAACACTCAACGGCCAGTAATAATTACACCGAATTTTCGAGCAACTCGGCTGATGGGAATTTCACCTCGACCCGTGCAAATTTACAATCTACCCGGTGTCATCGCCCCCGGTATCGTCGGCACGATCAGTCAAATCGGTTATTAG
- the LOC139820582 gene encoding uncharacterized protein has protein sequence MEQQRETYNLIVIFLLTIVSIHGVSSSSQNLYAITTTIDIGSDVDNVTDHSGLQPLNTTTSIYQDSTTYLPISTSVQAEEILDSSETNFLNRFARPSYQYNEHTDDNDSEESPDHLIPYSEHEEARDVPTQPKYVAPGIWAKPPPEKGIPLDFVPTKLHAQVRGSHVVKRLPQQQAIESAETDEERRNAARLKEVVTNSKVNTVYTEEGYEDSAYDHAGHVRDADFHEGYARKLHDRKKSGENSSSDKKNEGKNKNLVPDEFEEYEEDYEDHLQENRKFEGTDDKDNLIGHDRNSLEGSEIDPKFVAENNIQKLEEDIEKDAEEAERSSKIYQNAQESKLRNDIKVDSSELEKSQVKDNLEHENKAVKTKKKKSKLRNEKNDDVSKRTKPSKRKLKQKKKLQPENYETTVLPFEKASSIDVETPASPHGFVTNSPYSQIYSIDETTLSYVAPITTASFQQDELTTPSYSQLFWDYFKARQGPSITEASTLVSNSTTMNPQQEARTPIAVATIDGHGPYLLVTKEETVTSPSTFLDPRSFRSRNLFSDPVEFGPTSAQTHSRHLLGQSDGVDYINNVITTSTVATFTSVPSLRPEGVEYSSSTTLLDATVSSSTPAVMTLNFTQEAYARITDYHVNPFLGPVLDNSNIAVARNKLKYKVLAPAKPSRDKKPVKSVTQSPDQQIPSSSKEENDNKKIRDGLNAKYNKMLSYIKNKQETQSFPKEKKIFFPEDLTPRRLPVQRAAYSIILTDHPSAINRSTVSTESVSSPEANWRSKLQNQHRSQPVKLPYRFDPFAHVQPAYPIYRKNSFPTTKLLPPPLPLASNYANYRGNKQNDNHHSHLGGKQHQRRDNPFKYFPLNPEASWRTRSRRKRSDEGEFRDGGSNATDIDVKAAANNGMTNDNKSAQQDKTSFHRVIDRSEGKLSSPRAIDTLTDVPDAIKLVFPARSRGNESETSRNKNSTVANGERKNVEDARETIIDTSNIDKRGPILIQSAKQNERINDTDVVELAKKKRNVKSETHLIKNLQDKVNEKHHEELLNESPKISGDVIDTEIAARFNENDNETSPKKNKKVEVEVPSFDYVEELVEDDHTKSSTTTEAAIDLKKYPFYNNEDLPSASALKYVVDPGIIPRKTSRGMEFYDSRNAYKRCDEVEPNLDKVLPEKEEPDPERGPPEDLPRLRGLGDKLNCFKAKYFDENPLDNPLFAEKLVEEPTPPTELNPTKFASKIMVLPEENDEYVVPQVSKKPERNSRQQWRNRIHPYETLESIRVNYKHDPQTGRGRNAYFHTVRGTRLSNIMRRMKNRKSKPKISTTTPSPKYQTDSYQNQVYEDVMGNIRNMKNAYQVYEMTTLPPSTQVLVTAGSENTLKIAEDTSKEKSTSKPDVTDITDVMNNTNKSSEIRGLVPPPKYLIHRQIYRKPRPLAKNRVSLIRSPTFPRIIAHHRTIKINKRSTTDDIAKNSSETTINENKNTTVNGSIEVENAVGNDTLTVKLMEKAANKINVTTEPLDLEIEESRPISVQDRSLSTILKINDKKKRRNSTSSDLKSEPQKIVYTIRDRIRYSKPKWDTRGFGKFTRSSKTVDEDSRRKEPRYNRIERKKRPVNGRQNNSTIINSTESISRIESAMSLIEDRESGTTEVYHAEESAVQRMIFNKKDDHPEVEKIEKSDTESEEKFFEEDEEESTTNTYQVHENVDENGSTTNPRSSKEVQNLRQYLESDPPGYAETFSEEATTPSSKYRANMNGEDSEEKQEEETDDPGNVANSWDNESSEKIEEQVETPTKLFSENNNSEELSSKEEKSSNKDQTFFTYPRRPSLIENDENDEHSETTTFYKPFPFSRYKSKLENESEENSPEEEREETSEDYVFPWHADKKNKEDKYKWLHHLDRYEYPWERRDRLARERKKARARFFDDEDEEESESRRYERPTYPWSTTYPWEKYNVPSKIYRMNTRRDISRRNIDDSQESSTVPFPKYSSRYSSSGSKPSSAREISRSITKFLEKDDETERKTSKEIENHSPSFRRKSSPSSGRGISRGMLVPEDITQPPRRKKVRRKISQVDKNVTNNSRFDSKKLGNEEIINEEKEEEPVEYLKLNKGDLDDPELLTEVTSSQASQLSNGMKEVPSATEQRKKRRRRISKSNFTISLDNESAESVTKPTKKRRRKPEASTTTSPSASIDFGSKKSVFIPIRKRYSKKDETTNRSDFADKTSAAKTAKADNFQAETSTPKTRTVEHRSRVSKEKIVTKTTYPNETESFDSMKTSMMSARKEPVKRIKVRRRKINNNRGDNNKNSDNKKELIKPEDKEENYEVKFVNGDKIKKSVILDKPQDKSRDVFGRFGMKKEEVKKINDFGTYDGIVNDENDNDGSGFGIPSEIYAVRSLIQNIPPNRERNRANERTENVSNRRTEDWKERNNSKEANEKEKKEDVEQKRKPLLQAKFIKDPEHKLYYYVERK, from the exons ATGGAGCAACAACGAGAAACCTATAATCTAAttgtgatttttcttttgacGATCGTCAGCATCCATGGCGTGTCATCATCGAGTCAGAATCTCTACGCAATCACCACTACGATCGACATCGGCTCCGACGTTGACAATGTTACGGATCACTCCGGGTTGCAGCCCTTGAACACTACGACATCGATCTATCAAGATTCTACAACCTATTTACCAATTTCAACGAGTGTACAAGCGGAAGAAATACTCGATTCTTCGGAAACGAATTTTCTGAATCGATTCGCGCGGCCATCTTATCAGTATAACGAACACACGGATGACAACGACTCAGAAGAGTCTCCAGACCATCTGATACCATATTCGGAACATGAAGAGGCTAGAGACGTGCCTACTCAACCAAAATACGTAGCTCCTGGAATCTGGGCGAAGCCGCCGCCTGAAAAAGGCATCCCTCTCGACTTCGTGCCGACGAAGCTGCACGCTCAAGTTCGAGGCAGCCACGTTGTGAAGAGATTGCCACAGCAACAGGCGATCGAAAGCGCGGAGACGGACGAAGAGAGGCGTAACGCGGCCAGATTGAAGGAGGTCGTTACCAATTCGAAGGTTAATACGGTCTACACCGAAGAGGGATACGAGGATTCGGCGTACGACCACGCGGGACACGTCAGGGACGCCGATTTTCACGAAGGATACGCACGCAAGCTTCACGATCGAAAGAAAAGCGGAGAAAATTCTTCAAGCGATAAGAAGAATGAAGGGAAAAACAAGAACTTAGTGCCCGATGAATTCGAGGAATATGAAGAAGACTATGAAGATCATTTGCAGGAAAATAGAAAGTTTGAGGGGACAGATGATAAAGATAATCTGATAGGACACGACAGGAATAGCTTGGAAGGATCTGAAATAGATCCCAAATTCGTTGCTGAGAATAATATCCAGAAATTGGAAGAGGACATAGAGAAAGATGCTGAAGAGGCCGAGAGAAGttcgaaaatatatcaaaatgcaCAAGAATCGAAACTTCGCAACGATATCAAGGTTGATAGCTCGGAATTAGAGAAATCTCaggttaaagataatttaGAACACGAGAATAAAGCTGTCAagacaaagaagaaaaaatccaaattgcgaaatgaaaaaaatgatgatGTAAGCAAAAGAACAAAGCCGTCGAAAcgcaaattgaaacaaaagaAGAAGCTCCAGCCTGAGAATTACGAGACGACAGTGCTTCCATTCGAAAAAGCAAGTTCAATTGATGTTGAAACGCCGGCAAGTCCCCACGGTTTTGTAACAAATTCTCCGTACTCGCAGATATACTCCATTGACGAGACGACCCTAAGCTACGTCGCTCCGATTACAACAGCTTCGTTCCAACAAGACGAGCTGACGACACCTAGTTACAGTCAGCTCTTCTGGGATTACTTCAAGGCGAGGCAAGGTCCATCGATCACCGAGGCGTCCACGCTAGTATCGAACTCGACAACCATGAATCCGCAACAGGAAGCGCGAACGCCGATCGCAGTCGCGACCATTGACGGTCACGGCCCGTATCTTTTAGTGACGAAGGAGGAGACCGTGACGTCGCCCTCGACATTCCTCGATCCGCGCAGCTTCCGTTCGCGAAATTTGTTCTCCGATCCGGTTGAATTCGGTCCAACCTCCGCTCAAACGCACAGTCGTCATCTACTTGGACAAAGCGACGGGGTCGACTACATCAACAACGTGATAACTACGTCCACAGTTGCAACGTTCACCAGCGTACCATCGTTAAGACCTGAAGGCGTAGAATACTCATCTTCGACTACTCTTCTTGACGCTACTGTGTCCAGTAGCACTCCAGCTGTAATGACACTCAATTTCACTCAGGAAGCTTACGCGCGAATAACCGATTACCATGTAAACCCTTTCCTCGGCCCTGTTCTCGACAACAGCAACATTGCCGTTGCCAGAAATAAGCTCAAATATAAGGTCCTGGCTCCTGCAAAACCGTCTCGTGATAAGAAACCTGTTAAATCCGTCACTCAGTCACCTGATCAACAAATTCCATCATCTTCcaaagaagaaaatgataacAAGAAAATTCGCGATGGACTGAACGCAAAGTACAATAAGATGCTGAGTTACATTAAGAATAAGCAAGAAACCCAGTCTTTCCCGAAGGAGAAAAAGATCTTTTTTCCAGAAGATCTTACTCCGAGAAGGCTGCCGGTTCAACGAGCCGCTTATTCGATCATCTTAACGGATCATCCTTCGGCGATAAATCGTTCGACCGTGTCCACCGAAAGTGTATCGTCTCCGGAAGCTAACTGGAGAAGCAAATTGCAAAATCAACATCGTTCTCAACCGGTTAAATTACCGTATCGTTTCGATCCCTTCGCCCATGTTCAACCGGCGTATCCAATCTATCGTAAAAATTCATTTCCGACCACAAAACTATTGCCACCGCCACTACCATTGGCGAGTAATTACGCCAATTACCGTGGCAATAAGCAGAATGACAATCATCATTCTCATCTCGGTGGCAAACAGCATCAACGGCGAGATAACCCGTTTAAATATTTCCCTTTGAACCCTGAAGCGAGTTGGAGAACGCGATCCCGGAGAAAAAGATCCGACGAAGGTGAATTTCGTGACGGCGGTAGTAACGCTACGGATATTGATGTGAAAGCAGCGGCAAACAATGGTATGACTAATGACAATAAATCGGCGCAACAAGATAAAACTTCGTTTCATAGGGTAATTGATAGATCGGAAGGAAAGTTGTCGAGTCCGAGAGCAATCGATACATTGACCGATGTTCCAGACGCTATAAAACTCGTATTCCCCGCGAGATCGAGAGGAAACGAGAGCGAAACATCCAGGAACAAAAATAGCACTGTCGCTAACGGTGAAAGGAAGAATGTCGAAGACGCGAGAGAAACGATAATCGACACTTCAAACATAGATAAGAGAGGACCAATATTGATCCAATCGGCAAAGCAAAATGAGCGAATAAACGATACGGATGTTGTAGAATtggcaaaaaagaaaagaaacgtcAAAAGTGAAACGCATTTGATAAAAAACTTGCAGGACAAAGTAAATGAAAAACATCACGAAGAACTATTGAACGAGTCTCCGAAAATCAGCGGTGACGTCATCGATACAGAGATTGCCGCGCGTTTTAACGAGAATGATAACGAGACTTCaccgaagaaaaataaaaaagtcgaAGTTGAAGTTCCCAGCTTCGATTACGTCGAAGAACTTGTTGAAGATGATCATACAAAATCTTCGACGACGACGGAAGCCGCTATAGATTTGAAGAAGTATCCTTTTTATAACAACGAGGATTTACCCAGCGCGTCCGCGTTGAAATACGTCGTCGATCCTGGGATAATACCACGGAAGACCTCACGCGGAATGGAATTCTACGATTCTCGAAACGCTTACAAGCGGTGCGACGAGGTGGAGCCCAATCTGGACAAAGTGCTACCCGAGAAAGAGGAGCCGGATCCCGAACGAGGTCCGCCAGAGGATCTACCGCGTCTTCGTGGTCTTGGAGACAAGCTGAATTGCTTCAAGGCCAAGTACTTCGACGAGAATCCCCTCGACAATCCATTGTTCGCCGAGAAACTGGTCGAGGAGCCGACTCCGCCGACAGAATTAAATCCCACGAAGTTCGCCTCAAAGATCATGGTACTTCCCGAAGAGAACGATGAGTACGTCGTGCCTCAAGTTTCGAAAAAACCGGAACGCAACAGTCGCCAGCAGTGGCGAAACAGAATTCATCCGTACGAGACCCTTGAATCGATACGCGTCAATTACAAACACGATCCGCAAACCGGAAGAGGAAGGAACGCGTATTTTCACACTGTGCGCGGCACGAGGCTGTCCAACATTATGCGCAGAATGAAAAATCGAAAGTCTAAGCCGAAAATCTCCACCACTACGCCATCACCGAAGTATCAAACCGATTCCTATCAAAACCAGGTATACGAAGACGTGATGGGTAACATTAGAAACATGAAAAACGCTTACCAGGTCTACGAGATGACGACCTTGCCGCCGTCCACGCAGGTTCTAGTGACTGCAGGCAGCGAAAACACGTTAAAAATTGCGGAGGACACGTCGAAGGAAAAAAGTACGTCGAAGCCGGACGTTACTGACATTACTGACGTTATGAATAATACGAATAAATCATCGGAGATCAGAGGATTGGTACCTCCTCCGAAGTATTTAATCCACCGACAGATTTACAGAAAGCCTAGACCGTTGGCTAAGAACAGAGTGTCTCTTATAAGATCTCCGACCTTTCCTCGAATCATCGCTCATCATCGTACTATCAAAATAAACAAGCGCAGCACGACAGATGATATCGCGAAGAATTCTTCTGAAACTACGATtaatgagaataaaaatacgaCAGTTAATGGATCTATAGAAGTCGAGAATGCCGTTGGAAATGATACGTTGACAGTAAAATTGATGGAAAAAGCAGcgaacaaaataaatgtaacgaCCGAACCGTTGGATTTGGAAATCGAAGAGAGTAGACCAATTAGCGTGCAAGATCGCAGTTTGTCCACGATCCTGAAGATTAATGATAAGAAGAAACGAAGAAACTCAACGAGCAGCGACCTGAAGAGTGAACCTCAGAAAATCGTCTACACGATCAGAGATCGAATTAGGTACTCGAAGCCCAAGTGGGACACGAGAGGATTCGGAAAGTTTACCAGGAGTTCGAAGACGGTGGATGAAGATAGCAGGCGAAAGGAGCCCCGGTATAATCGCATCGAAAGGAAGAAGAGACCAGTCAATGGTCGGCAGAACAATTCTACGATAATCAATTCAACTGAGAGCATTTCAAGAATCGAAAGTGCAATGTCATTAATAGAAGATAGAGAAAGTGGTACGACCGAGGTTTATCACGCAGAAGAATCCGCTGTACAAcgaatgatttttaataaaaaggacGACCATCCAGAAGTAGAAAAGATCGAAAAGAGCGATACGGAATCTGAAGAAAAATTCTTcgaggaggacgaggaggaaaGTACGACCAACACATATCAGGTTCACGAGAATGTCGACGAGAACGGTTCCACGACGAATCCTCGGAGCTCGAAGGAAGTCCAGAATTTGCGACAGTACTTGGAGTCTGATCCACCGGGATACGCGGAAACATTTTCCGAGGAAGCGACAACGCCATCGAGTAAGTATCGCGCAAACATGAATGGCGAAGACAGCGAAGAGAAACAGGAGGAAGAAACTGATGATCCCGGAAATGTAGCAAATTCATGGGATAATGAGTCTTCCGAGAAAATTGAAGAACAGGTTGAAACGCCAACGAAATTATTCTCAGAAAACAACAATTCCGAGGAACTTTCATCGAAGGAAGAGAAAAGTTCGAACAAGGACcagacattttttacatatccGAGGCGGCCGTCGTTGATTGAAAACGACGAGAATGACGAACACTCCGAGACGACGACATTCTATAAACCTTTCCCATTTTCAAGATATAAGTCGAAGCTTGAAAACGAAAGTGAGGAGAACAGTCccgaggaggagagagaggaaacgagcgaagaTTACGTATTTCCTTGGCAtgccgacaaaaaaaataaagaagacaaATACAAATGGCTGCACCATCTTGACAGATACGAATATCCTTGGGAAAGGAGAGACAGATTGGCAAGAGAACGAAAGAAAGCCAGGGCGCGGTTTTTCGACGatgaagacgaagaagaatCCGAATCCAGGAGATATGAAAGACCCACTTATCCTTGGAGTACCACTTATCCTTGGGAGAAGTATAATGTTCCTTCCAAAATTTACAGGATGAATACTAGACGCGATATTTCGCGCAGGAATATTGATGACAGCCAAGAATCTAGTACCGTGCCGTTTCCGAAATACAGCAGCAGATACAGTTCCAGCGGCTCAAAGCCGTCCAGCGCGCGTGAAATCAGCAGATCTATCACAAAGTTTCTGGAGAAAGACGATGAAACCGAAAGAAAAACTTCAAAAGAGATCGAAAATCACTCGCCTTCGTTCAGGCGGAAATCATCGCCTTCTTCGGGTAGAGGAATCTCCAGAGGAATGCTCGTGCCCGAAGATATCACGCAGCCGccgagaagaaagaaagtaaGAAGAAAAATCTCTCAAGTTGACAAGAACGTGACAAATAATTCGCGTTTTGATTCGAAAAAACTCGGGAacgaagaaattattaatgaagaaaaggaagaagaaccTGTggaatatctaaaattaaacaaaggtGATTTAGACGACCCAGAATTGTTGACAGAAGTAACAAGCAGCCAGGCGAGTCAGTTATCTAATGGAATGAAGGAAGTTCCTTCCGCGACTGAACAACGTAAAAAACGCCGACGCAGGATATCGAAGAGCAACTTTACGATTTCTCTCGATAATGAATCTGCCGAGTCTGTTACTAAGCCCACCAAAAAACGACGTAGAAAACCTGAAGCTTCGACAACAACATCGCCTTCGGCGAGCATCGATTTTGGCTcgaaaaaatcagtttttataCCCATTcgaaaaagatattcaaagaaaGACGAGACGACAAATAGATCAGATTTTGCTGATAAGACTTCAGCAGCTAAAACAGCCAAAGCTGATAATTTTCAGGCAGAAACTTCGACTCCGAAAACACGAACGGTCGAGCATCGATCGAGAGTCTCGAAAGAGAAAATCGTTACGAAGACCACTTATCCAAACGAAACAGAGAGCTTCGATTCTATGAAGACGAGTATGATGTCTGCTCGAAAAGAGCCGGTGAAGAGAATCAAAGTGAGACGcagaaagattaataataatcggggtgataataataaaaattcagataataaaaaggaattaaTAAAGCCAGAGGACAAGGAAGAAAATTATGAAGTTAAGTTTGTTAATGGagataagattaaaaaatcagTGATATTAGATAAACCTCAGGATAAAAGTAGAGATGTTTTCGGACGTTTTGGGATGAAAAAAGAGGAAGTTAAGAAGATAAATGATTTTGGCACTTACGACGGGATCGTTAACGATGAGAATGATAATGACGGCAGTGGCTTTGGGATACCTTCAGAA ATCTATGCAGTACGCAGcttgatacaaaatattccACCGAATCGAGAAAGAAATCGAGCCAACGAAAGAACTGAGAATGTATCGAATAGGAGAACTGAAGACTGGAAGGAGCGAAATAACAGCAAAGAGgcaaacgaaaaagaaaagaaggaagacGTGGAACAAAAGCGGAAGCCGTTATTACAGGCCAAGTTTATAAAGGATCCAGAGCATAAGCTGTACTATTACGTAGAGCGTAAATAA